From the genome of Actinacidiphila yeochonensis CN732, one region includes:
- a CDS encoding DUF6344 domain-containing protein, producing MATDIRTFWSALLSVLLKCLAGLGFAPAARAAARRQAQVTTAAVVAPAAHTTRTARTAGSRGALPVDAGAVTSATPPGNPRAGAPALPAQKARISRGTGRRTPAATRPAASGPGAASAAPSVPGARRRTDVHVPAPRTRDSRSFRRMAGGTLPPTMKQRIRAEAHGATPSSRSLPVGLDALELAGMGALASVATSGTGRTRAELALCA from the coding sequence ATGGCTACCGACATCAGGACGTTCTGGAGCGCGCTGCTCAGCGTGCTGCTGAAGTGCCTCGCCGGACTCGGGTTCGCCCCGGCCGCCCGTGCCGCCGCCCGCCGGCAGGCGCAGGTCACCACCGCCGCGGTGGTCGCGCCCGCCGCGCACACCACCCGCACCGCCCGCACCGCCGGGAGCCGCGGTGCCCTACCCGTCGATGCCGGGGCGGTGACCTCCGCCACGCCGCCTGGGAACCCGCGCGCCGGAGCCCCCGCGCTGCCCGCGCAGAAGGCCCGGATCTCCCGTGGCACCGGCAGGAGGACACCCGCTGCCACCCGTCCGGCCGCATCCGGCCCCGGAGCCGCGTCCGCGGCGCCGTCCGTGCCTGGTGCCCGCCGCCGCACCGACGTCCACGTCCCCGCGCCGCGTACCCGCGACTCACGCAGCTTCCGCCGCATGGCCGGCGGCACCCTTCCGCCGACGATGAAGCAGCGCATCCGGGCCGAGGCCCACGGTGCCACGCCGAGCTCTCGCAGCCTGCCGGTCGGCCTGGACGCGCTCGAACTGGCCGGGATGGGCGCTCTGGCCTCCGTCGCGACCTCCGGCACGGGTCGTACCCGCGCCGAACTCGCCCTGTGCGCCTGA
- a CDS encoding DinB family protein, producing MATAAVHRIDIPSATEDPSAYVTALLETAGDRDPFEVMAMTPVWAARLFEELPVELIDEVPEAGEWPAAHVVGHLFDVDIVYGFRWRLVATEDDPVYPGYDEELWAPLPRLPFRAMLDAWTGLRAANVALLAALPAADWQRTGRHGEQGGETMEVMIRKVVGHDIAHVNQIYRAIRLVRRNAGLDVARLDETYLGLGLA from the coding sequence ATGGCCACCGCCGCCGTCCACCGCATCGACATCCCCTCGGCAACCGAGGACCCCTCCGCCTACGTGACCGCCCTCCTGGAGACCGCGGGCGACCGCGACCCCTTCGAGGTCATGGCCATGACCCCGGTGTGGGCCGCCCGGCTCTTCGAGGAGCTGCCCGTCGAGCTGATCGACGAGGTCCCCGAGGCGGGCGAGTGGCCCGCCGCGCACGTCGTCGGCCACCTCTTCGACGTGGACATCGTCTACGGCTTCCGCTGGCGGCTGGTGGCCACCGAGGACGACCCGGTCTACCCCGGCTACGACGAGGAGCTGTGGGCCCCGCTGCCCCGGCTGCCGTTCCGCGCCATGCTCGACGCCTGGACCGGCCTGCGCGCCGCCAACGTGGCGCTGCTCGCCGCGCTGCCCGCCGCCGACTGGCAGCGCACCGGCCGCCACGGTGAACAGGGCGGCGAGACCATGGAGGTGATGATCCGCAAGGTCGTCGGGCACGACATCGCCCACGTCAACCAGATCTACCGGGCGATCCGGCTGGTCCGGCGGAACGCCGGTCTCGACGTGGCCCGCCTGGACGAGACCTACCTCGGCCTCGGCCTCGCGTAG
- a CDS encoding SAV_915 family protein, which produces MTGWAPPDAESVLVVPLLGSLPTVDGAPVREGQVQLMLRHVLDAEGEPHLTLPVFSTLVGLVEAMGEAQPWAAVPAGKLVAALEGSGAEAVLVDPVVAGG; this is translated from the coding sequence ATGACTGGATGGGCACCGCCGGACGCCGAGAGCGTGCTTGTCGTGCCGCTGCTCGGATCGCTGCCGACCGTCGACGGAGCACCCGTGCGTGAGGGGCAGGTGCAGCTGATGCTCCGCCATGTCCTGGACGCCGAGGGGGAACCGCACCTGACGCTGCCGGTGTTCAGCACGCTCGTCGGCCTGGTGGAGGCTATGGGCGAGGCCCAGCCGTGGGCCGCGGTACCCGCGGGGAAGCTCGTGGCCGCGCTGGAGGGCTCCGGCGCGGAGGCCGTCCTCGTCGATCCGGTGGTGGCCGGTGGGTGA
- the cydD gene encoding thiol reductant ABC exporter subunit CydD, with the protein MKPVDPRLLRYARTTRIFLAGTVLLGLAGSGLVIAQALLIADLVVRAFQQGEGTAALSGDLLALGGVAVGRALVSWLTELCAHRSAAAVTSQLRRRLLAHATELGPGWLTGRRSGELTTLATRGIDALDDYFARYLPQLGLAVAVPAVVLARIATADWISAVIIVVTLPLVPLFMILVGWTTRDRMDRQWQLLSRLSGHFLDVVAGLPTLKVFGRAKVQAEKIRAITDDYRKATLRTLRIAFLSSFVLELLATISVALVAVGVGMRLVHGELDLRTGLMVLVLAPEAYLPLRQVGAQYHAAAEGLAAAEEVFAVLETPQAATAGHGLPAPDLRTAVVEVQDLEVRLDGRLAPTTLRLAPGETVAVTGPSGAGKSTLLRALLGFATPAAGRITVDGTDLAAIDPASWHRQIAWVPQHPHLFAGTVAENVRLARPDATDTEVRAALTAAGADGFAAPGDLVGDDGAGLSAGQRQRLALARAFLADRPLLLLDEPTANLDGETEGEVIASLRDLAAPRTVLLIAHRPALLPLADRVHAIPSPLPFPGESPSAQALSEEARPGAVQEWDGDRRDVPDAEPDAASATVSGMASGTDSGADSNGDPGTGRRGLLGVGTARGFRGRFAWACVLGVLALGCAVGLMGTSGWLISRAAQQPPVLYLMVAVTATRTFGIGRAVFRYGERLVGHDAVFRALAGVRAAVYRRLERLAPAGLGRTDRGDLLSRLVADVDGVQDHYLRWLLPAVTGGATALGAAAFTAWLLPAAGAVLGVGLLAAGVGVPALAVAVAHRTEGRLAPARGELSARVLGLFTGTAELAVAGALPRRRAEADRADRALRVLAARSAAATALGAGLTALVTGVTVAVCAWTGVRAVAAHELHGVVLAVVVLLPLAAFESVAGLPAAAQQRRRSRQAAARVRDVLHAPVPVSEPEQPSEPPATPYPLVLRGLTARHPGQAEPALRGVDLTLTPGRRIAVVGPSGAGKTTLAHVLLRFLDAESGSYTLAGQAAADLDGDDVRRLVGLCAQDAHVFASTVRENLRLARPTASDGELRDALAAARLDLDLDTEVGEHGARLSGGMRQRLALARALLARFPVLVLDEPAEHLDLPTADALTADLLAATRGRTVLIITHRLAGLADGAVDEILVLDRGQVVQRGGWSELATADGPFRRALERERAAEPSSRTAQLVGR; encoded by the coding sequence GTGAAACCGGTCGACCCCCGGTTGCTGCGGTACGCGCGGACCACTCGGATCTTCCTGGCCGGCACCGTGCTGCTGGGCCTGGCCGGCTCCGGGCTGGTCATCGCGCAGGCGCTCCTCATCGCCGACCTCGTGGTGCGGGCCTTCCAACAGGGTGAGGGGACGGCCGCGCTCAGCGGCGACCTGCTGGCGCTGGGCGGCGTCGCCGTCGGCCGGGCCCTGGTCTCCTGGCTCACCGAGCTCTGCGCCCACCGGTCGGCCGCGGCGGTCACCTCGCAGCTGCGACGGCGGCTGCTGGCCCACGCCACCGAGCTGGGCCCCGGGTGGCTGACCGGGCGCCGCTCCGGAGAGCTGACCACCCTGGCCACCCGGGGAATCGACGCCCTCGACGACTACTTCGCCCGCTACCTGCCGCAACTCGGGCTCGCGGTGGCGGTACCGGCCGTCGTGCTGGCCCGGATCGCCACCGCCGACTGGATCTCCGCCGTCATCATCGTGGTGACACTGCCGCTGGTCCCGCTCTTCATGATCCTCGTCGGCTGGACCACACGGGACCGGATGGACCGCCAGTGGCAGTTGCTCAGCCGGCTGTCCGGCCACTTCCTCGACGTGGTCGCCGGCCTGCCCACGCTGAAGGTGTTCGGCCGCGCCAAGGTCCAGGCGGAGAAGATCCGTGCCATCACCGACGACTACCGCAAGGCCACCCTGCGCACCCTGCGCATCGCCTTCCTCTCCTCCTTCGTGCTGGAACTGCTCGCCACCATCTCCGTGGCGCTGGTCGCGGTCGGCGTCGGCATGCGCCTGGTGCACGGCGAACTCGACCTGCGCACCGGGCTGATGGTGCTGGTCCTGGCCCCCGAGGCCTACCTGCCGCTGCGCCAGGTGGGCGCGCAGTACCACGCCGCCGCGGAGGGCCTGGCGGCGGCCGAGGAGGTCTTCGCCGTCCTGGAGACGCCGCAGGCCGCCACCGCCGGCCACGGGCTCCCCGCCCCCGACCTGCGGACGGCCGTGGTCGAGGTCCAGGACCTGGAGGTACGGCTCGACGGGCGGCTGGCGCCGACCACGCTGCGGCTCGCCCCCGGCGAGACGGTCGCCGTCACCGGACCGAGCGGGGCGGGCAAGTCCACCCTGCTGCGGGCGCTGCTCGGCTTCGCCACCCCCGCCGCCGGGCGGATCACCGTCGACGGGACCGACCTGGCCGCCATCGACCCGGCGTCCTGGCACCGCCAGATCGCCTGGGTGCCGCAGCACCCGCACCTGTTCGCCGGCACCGTCGCGGAGAACGTACGGCTCGCCCGGCCGGACGCCACCGACACCGAGGTCCGGGCCGCACTCACCGCCGCGGGCGCCGACGGGTTCGCCGCGCCGGGCGACCTCGTCGGGGACGACGGCGCCGGGCTCTCCGCCGGCCAGCGGCAGCGGCTCGCACTCGCCCGCGCCTTCCTCGCCGACCGGCCCCTGCTCCTCCTCGACGAGCCGACCGCCAACCTCGACGGCGAGACCGAGGGCGAGGTCATCGCCTCGCTGCGCGACCTGGCCGCTCCTCGGACGGTCCTGCTGATCGCCCACCGGCCCGCGCTCCTCCCGCTCGCCGATCGCGTCCACGCCATCCCCTCCCCCCTCCCGTTTCCCGGTGAATCCCCCAGCGCCCAGGCGCTGTCGGAGGAGGCCCGGCCCGGCGCGGTGCAGGAGTGGGACGGGGACAGGCGCGACGTACCGGATGCGGAGCCGGATGCGGCGTCGGCGACGGTCTCGGGCATGGCCTCGGGCACGGACTCGGGCGCGGACTCGAACGGGGACCCGGGCACGGGCCGGCGCGGGCTGCTCGGCGTCGGCACCGCGCGCGGCTTCCGCGGCCGGTTCGCCTGGGCCTGTGTGCTGGGCGTACTGGCGCTGGGATGCGCCGTCGGGCTCATGGGGACGTCAGGGTGGCTGATCAGCCGTGCCGCGCAGCAGCCGCCCGTGCTGTACCTGATGGTGGCCGTCACCGCGACCCGCACCTTCGGGATCGGCCGGGCCGTCTTCCGCTACGGCGAGCGGCTGGTCGGGCACGACGCCGTCTTCCGGGCGCTCGCCGGGGTACGCGCGGCCGTCTACCGGCGGCTTGAGCGCCTCGCCCCCGCCGGCCTCGGCCGCACCGACCGCGGTGACCTGCTGTCCCGGCTGGTCGCCGACGTGGACGGCGTCCAGGACCACTACCTGCGCTGGCTGCTGCCGGCTGTGACCGGGGGTGCCACAGCGCTGGGGGCGGCCGCCTTCACCGCATGGCTGCTGCCCGCCGCGGGGGCGGTTCTGGGCGTGGGGCTGCTCGCCGCCGGTGTGGGCGTGCCGGCGCTCGCCGTCGCCGTCGCCCACCGCACCGAGGGACGGCTGGCCCCGGCCCGCGGAGAGCTCTCCGCCCGCGTGCTCGGCCTGTTCACGGGCACCGCCGAACTGGCCGTCGCGGGCGCCCTGCCGCGCCGCCGGGCCGAGGCCGACCGCGCCGACCGCGCGCTGCGGGTGCTCGCCGCCCGGTCGGCCGCCGCCACCGCTCTGGGCGCCGGGCTCACCGCACTGGTCACCGGGGTCACCGTGGCCGTCTGCGCCTGGACGGGGGTGCGGGCGGTGGCCGCGCACGAACTCCACGGGGTGGTGCTCGCCGTGGTGGTGCTGCTGCCGCTGGCCGCCTTCGAGTCGGTCGCCGGGCTGCCCGCGGCCGCCCAGCAGCGGCGCCGCAGCCGCCAGGCCGCGGCCCGCGTACGGGACGTCCTGCACGCGCCCGTGCCCGTCAGCGAACCGGAGCAGCCGTCCGAGCCGCCGGCGACGCCGTACCCGCTGGTGCTGCGCGGGCTGACGGCCCGCCACCCGGGGCAGGCGGAACCGGCGTTGCGCGGCGTCGACCTCACCCTCACCCCGGGCCGCCGGATCGCGGTCGTCGGCCCCTCGGGGGCGGGCAAGACCACGCTGGCCCACGTGCTGCTGCGGTTCCTCGACGCGGAGAGCGGCTCCTACACCCTCGCCGGGCAGGCCGCCGCGGACCTCGACGGGGACGACGTCCGCCGGCTGGTCGGGCTGTGCGCGCAGGACGCGCACGTCTTCGCCAGCACCGTCCGGGAGAACCTCCGGCTGGCCCGGCCGACGGCCTCGGACGGCGAACTGCGCGACGCGCTGGCCGCGGCCCGGCTGGACCTCGACCTGGACACGGAGGTCGGGGAGCACGGCGCCCGGCTCTCGGGCGGTATGCGGCAGCGGCTCGCCCTGGCCAGGGCGCTGCTCGCCCGCTTCCCCGTGCTGGTCCTGGACGAGCCCGCCGAACACCTGGACCTGCCCACCGCCGACGCCCTCACCGCCGACCTGCTGGCGGCCACCCGCGGCCGTACGGTGCTGATCATCACCCACCGCCTGGCCGGGCTGGCCGACGGCGCCGTCGACGAGATCCTGGTGCTGGACCGGGGACAGGTGGTGCAGCGGGGCGGCTGGTCGGAGCTGGCCACCGCCGACGGTCCGTTCCGCCGCGCGCTGGAGCGGGAGCGCGCGGCCGAACCGTCGTCCCGCACAGCGCAGTTGGTGGGCCGCTGA
- a CDS encoding LLM class flavin-dependent oxidoreductase: MSLRLSTVILPVYRWSEGREVWRRAEALGFGAAYTYDHLSWRVPFRDGTWFGAVPTLTAAAGVTERMRLGTMVTSPNFRHPVTLAKDLITLDDVSGGRVTLGIGAGGTGFDAVALGQEPWSPRERADRFAEFVALLDRLLTEPAVSSQGTHYSAVEARTIPGCVQTPRLPFAVAATGPRGMRLAARHGQAWVTTGDPALYDEGTPEQSLAAIRGQVERLEAALGEAGREAAGMHRVLLTGFTPDRATPFASVDAFVDFAGRHAEAGIEEIVLHWPIPNSDFAYDPDVFERIATEAPAQLA; encoded by the coding sequence ATGAGTCTGCGTCTGAGCACCGTGATCCTGCCGGTCTACCGTTGGAGTGAGGGCCGGGAGGTGTGGCGGCGGGCCGAGGCGCTGGGGTTCGGGGCCGCGTACACCTACGACCACCTGTCCTGGCGGGTGCCGTTCCGGGACGGGACCTGGTTCGGGGCCGTGCCGACCCTGACGGCGGCCGCCGGGGTGACGGAGCGGATGCGGCTCGGGACGATGGTCACGTCGCCGAACTTCCGGCACCCCGTCACGCTGGCGAAGGACCTCATCACCCTCGACGACGTCAGTGGCGGGCGGGTGACGCTCGGTATCGGGGCCGGGGGGACCGGCTTCGACGCGGTGGCGCTCGGGCAGGAGCCGTGGTCGCCGCGGGAGCGGGCGGACCGGTTCGCGGAGTTCGTCGCCCTGCTGGACCGGCTGCTCACCGAGCCGGCGGTCTCCTCGCAGGGCACCCACTACTCGGCGGTGGAGGCACGCACCATCCCCGGGTGCGTGCAGACGCCGCGGCTGCCGTTCGCGGTGGCCGCCACCGGCCCGCGCGGGATGCGGCTGGCCGCCCGCCACGGGCAGGCGTGGGTGACCACGGGCGACCCGGCGCTGTACGACGAGGGCACCCCCGAGCAGTCCCTGGCCGCGATCCGGGGCCAGGTGGAACGGCTGGAGGCCGCCCTGGGTGAGGCCGGCCGGGAGGCGGCGGGCATGCACCGCGTGCTGCTGACGGGGTTCACCCCCGATCGCGCCACGCCCTTCGCGTCCGTCGACGCGTTCGTCGACTTCGCCGGGCGCCACGCGGAAGCGGGTATCGAGGAGATCGTCCTGCACTGGCCTATCCCGAACAGCGACTTCGCCTACGACCCCGACGTCTTCGAGCGGATCGCCACGGAGGCGCCCGCACAGCTCGCCTGA
- a CDS encoding MDR family MFS transporter, with translation MADTVPMRSRLRAMPGSAWVLFGGMFLNKFGNFLNVFLVLFLVAKGYSTAEAGAALAVVGIGAFVGNIAGGVVADRFGRRTAIVISMAGASLATACVPFTGSLVATTALVGLVGVFAQLYRPAAGALLVDTVPEELRVTAFAVLRLAINVGMAVGPMVGAVLSAYSFTYVFYGDALTSLAFAVLALTALPGGRPPAAPDTSAVPDTSPADAPASVPASERDGYRVVFADRPYLFFLASMTAATFVYSQATATLPLHIADAHLGTKVYGLMLGLNAVLCVLIELPLTRWTERLNPRRVIATGLLLLGAGMAATGLSSTVWLLTLTVVVWTVAETVYTPIANAYPAEFAPAHLRGRYQGAEGLAHTLGNTLGPAVGGLLYGLSTALHWTSCAAVAAAGALLVLAARARTTPAAISAAASAPEPAPESAELADASA, from the coding sequence ATGGCGGACACCGTCCCCATGCGCAGTCGGCTGCGCGCCATGCCCGGCAGCGCCTGGGTGCTCTTCGGCGGCATGTTCCTGAACAAGTTCGGGAATTTCCTCAACGTCTTCCTGGTGCTTTTCCTGGTGGCGAAGGGGTATTCCACCGCCGAGGCCGGAGCCGCCCTGGCCGTCGTCGGAATCGGCGCCTTCGTCGGGAACATCGCCGGCGGTGTCGTCGCCGACCGGTTCGGCCGCCGCACCGCGATCGTGATCTCGATGGCCGGCGCCAGCCTGGCCACCGCCTGCGTCCCGTTCACCGGCAGCCTGGTCGCCACCACCGCCCTGGTGGGCCTGGTCGGCGTCTTCGCCCAGCTCTACCGGCCGGCGGCCGGCGCGCTGCTGGTGGACACCGTCCCCGAGGAACTGCGGGTCACCGCCTTCGCGGTGCTGCGGCTGGCCATCAACGTCGGTATGGCCGTCGGGCCGATGGTGGGCGCGGTGCTGTCCGCGTACTCCTTCACCTACGTCTTCTACGGCGACGCGCTGACCTCGCTCGCCTTCGCCGTGCTCGCGCTGACGGCCCTGCCCGGCGGCCGCCCCCCGGCCGCGCCGGACACGTCGGCCGTGCCGGACACGTCTCCCGCCGACGCCCCGGCGTCCGTCCCGGCCTCGGAGCGGGACGGCTACCGCGTGGTCTTCGCCGACCGCCCCTACCTCTTCTTCCTCGCCTCGATGACGGCTGCGACGTTCGTCTACTCCCAGGCGACCGCCACCCTCCCGCTGCACATCGCCGACGCCCACCTCGGTACCAAGGTCTACGGCCTGATGCTGGGCCTCAACGCCGTGCTCTGCGTGCTGATCGAGCTGCCGCTGACCCGCTGGACCGAGCGCCTCAACCCGCGCCGGGTGATCGCCACCGGGCTGCTGCTGCTCGGCGCGGGCATGGCCGCCACCGGACTGTCCTCCACCGTCTGGCTGCTGACGCTGACCGTGGTGGTGTGGACGGTGGCCGAGACCGTCTACACCCCGATCGCCAACGCCTACCCGGCCGAGTTCGCGCCGGCCCACCTGCGGGGCCGCTACCAGGGCGCGGAGGGGTTGGCGCACACCCTGGGCAACACCCTCGGCCCCGCGGTCGGCGGCCTGCTGTACGGACTGTCGACCGCCCTGCACTGGACGTCCTGCGCGGCCGTCGCCGCGGCCGGAGCCCTGCTCGTGCTGGCCGCCCGCGCCCGCACCACCCCGGCCGCCATCTCGGCCGCCGCGTCGGCTCCTGAGCCGGCCCCTGAGTCGGCCGAACTCGCCGACGCCTCCGCCTGA
- a CDS encoding GNAT family N-acetyltransferase, translating to MPPGPRPSEPAASPATTAAAAPATAARADRARVRPATPADLPRIAELAAEHAAFEQAAPPAPDLAERLSALLCRPSGDAPDGGRPRVRLLVAESPSGEVVGYASCAPEFSTWEGRDYLHLDCLYLCADHRGRGVGELLMREVAAEARRLGLRQVQWQTPEWNEGAIRFYDRIGATGRPKLRYTLPVPG from the coding sequence ATGCCACCGGGCCCGCGCCCTTCCGAACCCGCTGCCTCCCCCGCGACGACGGCGGCCGCCGCGCCCGCCACGGCCGCGCGGGCGGACCGGGCCCGGGTCCGCCCGGCGACCCCGGCCGACCTGCCGCGGATCGCCGAACTCGCCGCCGAGCACGCCGCGTTCGAGCAGGCCGCGCCACCCGCGCCCGACCTGGCCGAACGCCTCTCCGCCCTGCTCTGCCGGCCGTCCGGCGACGCGCCGGACGGGGGGCGGCCCCGGGTGCGGCTGCTGGTCGCCGAGAGCCCCTCCGGGGAGGTCGTCGGATACGCCTCCTGCGCCCCGGAGTTCTCCACCTGGGAGGGGCGCGACTACCTGCACCTGGACTGCCTCTACCTGTGCGCGGACCACCGCGGCCGGGGCGTCGGCGAACTGCTGATGCGCGAGGTCGCCGCGGAGGCCCGCCGGCTCGGCCTGCGCCAGGTGCAGTGGCAGACCCCGGAGTGGAACGAGGGCGCGATCCGGTTCTACGACCGGATCGGCGCCACCGGCCGCCCCAAGCTCCGCTACACCCTGCCGGTCCCGGGCTGA
- a CDS encoding Cof-type HAD-IIB family hydrolase, with amino-acid sequence MIATDLDGTLLRSDRTVSPRTVAALAAAERAGVEVFFVTGRPLRWMGVVAEHLAGHGLAILANGAGVYDLRAGTLIEAFPLPEADALAIAHALRAAHPETTFAVERVGGFRREPAYPEFEPDSTGAPSPVGELLAADRDQPVLKLLAHHPSAAPDEFLAHALALAGDRVEVTRSSPSALLEISGAGVSKATTLAKCCAERGITASEVAAFGDMPNDLAMLSWAGTSYAVANAHPHVRAATTHRTASNDEDGVAQVIERIVAARTTA; translated from the coding sequence CTGATCGCCACCGATCTCGACGGCACCCTTCTGCGCAGCGACCGCACGGTCTCGCCGCGCACGGTCGCCGCCCTGGCCGCCGCCGAACGGGCAGGCGTGGAGGTCTTCTTCGTCACCGGCCGCCCCCTGCGCTGGATGGGTGTGGTCGCTGAGCACCTCGCCGGCCACGGCCTGGCCATTCTGGCCAACGGCGCCGGCGTCTACGACCTGCGGGCCGGCACGCTCATCGAGGCGTTCCCGCTGCCCGAGGCCGACGCGCTCGCGATCGCCCATGCCCTGCGCGCGGCCCACCCCGAGACGACGTTCGCGGTCGAGCGCGTCGGCGGTTTCCGACGCGAGCCCGCGTACCCCGAGTTCGAGCCCGACAGCACCGGTGCGCCGTCGCCCGTCGGCGAGTTGCTCGCAGCCGACCGGGACCAGCCCGTGCTGAAGCTTCTCGCCCACCACCCCTCAGCCGCCCCGGACGAGTTCCTGGCCCACGCCCTGGCCCTGGCCGGCGACCGGGTCGAGGTCACCCGGTCCAGCCCCTCGGCCCTGCTGGAGATCAGCGGCGCCGGGGTGAGCAAGGCCACCACCCTCGCGAAGTGCTGCGCCGAGCGCGGGATCACCGCCTCCGAGGTGGCGGCCTTCGGGGACATGCCGAACGACCTGGCCATGCTGTCCTGGGCGGGCACCTCGTACGCGGTCGCCAACGCGCACCCGCACGTGCGGGCCGCCACCACCCACCGCACCGCGTCCAACGACGAGGACGGCGTGGCCCAGGTCATCGAACGCATCGTCGCCGCCCGCACCACGGCCTGA
- a CDS encoding DUF3592 domain-containing protein — MGRKVKRDDWTRPGASDGTGSQEVPLRARVAAGAPKRGLIAVLLVFSVLCFGMFFAFRSDCGSTVDALRDHGTQKVAFVEKAGTNKYGQHTDVQVSFEDAAGTHHGNLCVPSGGSLPKGLAKGSAVAVVYDSRKPSRVMLASQVAHPPGWSVAMVVTLAGGVLFLGLGAAVALRRRQVLRGG, encoded by the coding sequence ATGGGTCGCAAGGTCAAGAGGGACGACTGGACGCGGCCCGGTGCGTCCGACGGGACCGGATCACAGGAGGTCCCGCTCCGCGCACGGGTGGCGGCCGGTGCGCCGAAGCGCGGGCTGATCGCCGTCCTGCTGGTCTTCAGCGTGCTGTGCTTCGGCATGTTCTTCGCCTTCCGGTCCGACTGCGGCTCCACGGTGGACGCCCTCCGCGACCACGGGACGCAGAAGGTGGCCTTCGTCGAGAAGGCCGGCACCAACAAGTACGGCCAGCACACGGACGTACAGGTGTCCTTCGAGGACGCGGCCGGGACGCACCACGGCAACCTGTGCGTGCCGTCGGGCGGCTCGCTGCCCAAGGGGCTGGCGAAGGGCTCGGCGGTCGCCGTCGTCTACGACAGCCGCAAGCCGTCCCGGGTGATGCTCGCCTCGCAGGTCGCGCACCCGCCCGGCTGGAGCGTGGCCATGGTGGTCACGCTGGCGGGCGGGGTGCTCTTCCTGGGACTGGGCGCGGCCGTCGCACTGCGGCGCCGACAGGTGCTGCGCGGCGGCTGA